From the Synergistetes bacterium HGW-Synergistetes-1 genome, one window contains:
- the typA gene encoding translational GTPase TypA, with protein MQDSSKIRNIAIIAHIDHGKTTLIDGIFKSARLFRDNQVVEERVMDAGTLERERGITIKAKHCTVEWGGYKINIVDTPGHADFSGEVERVLSMVDSVLLLVDANEGPMPQTRYVLMRALRLGLNPIVIVNKVDRPNADPNGALDKTFDLFIELGATEEQCDFAVLYGSGLQSWFVDDLDKREDNTKAGMDDLFRTIIDKVPAPQAEMDKPFLMQICTLSWSEYLGRIGCGRILQGTLHRGDKIVRTHTRWKDYDQTDWEIVSTDTSSCTHLYVTNGLIRTEVDAVGAGDIVWFTGPENIDLGDTINSPELSGHVMHPLDIEEPTVSMFFLVNTSPFAGQDGNAITLRQLKARIERETKTDPALRMDDIGRPDGVKVSGRGELHLGILIEEMRREGSEICVSRPEVIVQHDARGKMLEPMEEVIVDVPEEYQGVVIQKLAQRKGELKNMENGGTGVLRLSFRIPTRGLIGYRGEFLTDTRGLGILASRFVGYGEWVGDIASRSRGSLVSMDSGTTTSYALDNLQERGTLFVKPGEPVYNGQVVGESSRNKDMPCNPSKRKQQTNHRSATKDMITVLDVPRIMTIDTALEWISDDELVEVTPLNVRIRKMILNSDERKKARARAGVVESDEEE; from the coding sequence ATGCAGGACTCATCAAAGATCAGAAACATAGCCATTATAGCCCATATCGACCATGGCAAGACCACCCTTATCGACGGTATATTTAAATCGGCGAGGCTTTTCAGGGATAATCAGGTAGTGGAAGAACGTGTCATGGATGCGGGAACGCTTGAGCGCGAGCGGGGCATAACTATAAAGGCCAAGCACTGCACAGTCGAATGGGGCGGCTACAAGATAAACATTGTTGATACTCCCGGGCATGCGGATTTTTCTGGGGAGGTTGAAAGAGTCCTTTCAATGGTAGATTCTGTTCTCCTCCTTGTGGACGCGAACGAGGGACCGATGCCCCAAACAAGATATGTTCTCATGAGAGCTCTCAGACTGGGACTAAATCCCATCGTGATCGTAAATAAGGTAGACAGACCGAATGCAGATCCAAACGGCGCTCTTGATAAAACTTTCGATCTTTTTATAGAACTTGGAGCAACGGAGGAACAGTGCGATTTTGCGGTCCTCTATGGCTCAGGTCTTCAGAGCTGGTTCGTTGACGATCTCGACAAAAGGGAAGATAACACCAAGGCTGGAATGGACGACCTTTTCAGAACAATAATAGATAAAGTCCCAGCGCCCCAGGCTGAGATGGACAAGCCCTTCCTCATGCAAATATGCACTCTTTCATGGAGCGAATATCTTGGAAGGATAGGGTGCGGAAGGATCCTTCAGGGCACTCTGCATAGGGGAGACAAAATTGTCAGGACACATACAAGATGGAAAGATTACGATCAAACCGATTGGGAGATAGTTTCTACTGATACTTCATCCTGTACCCACCTTTATGTGACCAACGGCCTTATCAGGACAGAAGTTGATGCTGTCGGAGCCGGGGATATTGTTTGGTTTACAGGACCGGAGAATATAGACCTCGGTGACACGATCAACTCGCCTGAACTTTCCGGACATGTGATGCACCCGCTGGATATTGAAGAACCTACAGTTTCAATGTTCTTCCTTGTCAACACGAGCCCATTTGCCGGTCAGGACGGAAACGCTATAACCCTGAGGCAGCTAAAGGCCAGAATTGAACGTGAGACAAAAACAGATCCTGCGCTCCGCATGGATGATATCGGCCGTCCCGATGGAGTTAAGGTCTCAGGCAGAGGTGAACTTCATCTTGGCATTCTGATCGAGGAGATGCGCAGGGAAGGTTCTGAAATATGTGTATCAAGACCTGAAGTCATAGTCCAGCACGATGCCAGAGGCAAAATGCTGGAACCAATGGAGGAAGTCATCGTAGACGTTCCGGAGGAATATCAGGGCGTCGTGATACAGAAACTGGCTCAGCGCAAAGGTGAGCTGAAGAACATGGAAAACGGCGGCACCGGAGTGCTCCGGCTTTCTTTCCGGATACCGACAAGAGGTCTTATAGGCTACAGAGGAGAGTTTCTTACAGATACAAGAGGCCTCGGGATACTGGCTTCAAGATTCGTTGGTTACGGCGAATGGGTAGGAGACATAGCATCAAGAAGCAGAGGCTCCCTTGTGAGCATGGACAGCGGGACGACTACGAGCTACGCCCTCGATAATCTGCAGGAACGCGGAACGCTTTTCGTTAAGCCCGGAGAGCCTGTTTATAACGGACAGGTCGTAGGAGAGAGCTCGAGAAACAAGGACATGCCCTGCAACCCAAGTAAGAGAAAACAGCAGACCAACCACAGATCAGCTACGAAAGATATGATAACGGTCCTTGATGTCCCGAGAATAATGACAATAGATACAGCGCTTGAATGGATAAGCGATGACGAGCTTGTCGAAGTTACGCCCCTCAACGTGAGGATCCGTAAGATGATCCTCAACTCGGATGAACGAAAAAAAGCAAGAGCTAGAGCCGGAGTGGTGGAATCTGACGAGGAAGAGTAA
- a CDS encoding peptidase M55, protein MKVYISSDMEGSTGVVSAEQVAYGNLGYEFGRRMQLHDTIAAVNAALSWGAESVTVNDSHDRMINLDVSMFPRGVSLITGSPKILGMVEGVSGHDAAIFIGYHAMAGTEKAVLDHTYSSKVVYGFKVNGIKLGETGLNALFCGALEVPVSMVAGDTAVCLEASSLLGETLVTCALKDGLGRNAALTKTPDETAALLSEAVKKALDAAAEGKSPVLKMEAPYKAELTFHTTAQADAAGLVPGSERVSGRTMVFTTEDIFEIRRWCSSSIDCASLAGY, encoded by the coding sequence TTGAAGGTATATATCAGCTCAGATATGGAAGGCTCGACCGGAGTAGTCTCTGCAGAACAGGTGGCGTACGGAAATCTGGGATACGAATTCGGACGGAGGATGCAGCTCCATGACACCATTGCTGCAGTTAATGCGGCCCTAAGCTGGGGAGCTGAGTCCGTAACCGTGAACGACTCTCATGACCGTATGATAAACCTTGACGTATCGATGTTTCCCCGCGGGGTCTCGCTCATTACCGGAAGTCCAAAGATATTGGGCATGGTAGAGGGAGTCTCCGGTCACGACGCTGCCATCTTCATTGGTTATCACGCTATGGCGGGCACAGAAAAAGCCGTACTTGACCATACATACAGCTCTAAAGTCGTATACGGATTCAAAGTCAACGGCATAAAACTAGGGGAAACCGGACTAAACGCGCTTTTCTGCGGAGCCCTCGAGGTTCCTGTTTCCATGGTGGCAGGTGATACCGCAGTATGTCTTGAGGCATCCAGCCTGCTGGGCGAGACGCTTGTCACATGCGCCCTTAAAGATGGACTTGGCAGGAATGCAGCACTTACAAAAACTCCGGATGAGACCGCAGCCCTGTTGTCGGAAGCTGTTAAAAAAGCTCTGGATGCAGCGGCAGAAGGTAAAAGCCCTGTTCTGAAGATGGAAGCCCCCTATAAAGCGGAGCTTACTTTTCATACAACAGCGCAGGCAGATGCTGCGGGACTCGTTCCCGGAAGCGAGAGGGTATCCGGAAGGACAATGGTCTTTACCACAGAGGATATTTTTGAGATAAGGCGCTGGTGCTCTTCCTCGATCGACTGCGCATCGCTCGCGGGGTATTGA
- a CDS encoding ferrous iron transport protein A, producing the protein MNLLQVKDEESAVIKSIPQGESGERLEALGLRVGKRIRKVSGMPFGGPITLLLDGRHFAVAHAIAGKIEVEGVDSPPQPVVEKSRLWPKFI; encoded by the coding sequence ATGAACCTCTTACAGGTAAAAGACGAAGAGAGTGCTGTAATAAAGAGCATACCGCAGGGTGAATCAGGCGAACGCCTTGAAGCGCTCGGACTGCGAGTGGGCAAAAGGATCCGCAAGGTTTCCGGCATGCCCTTCGGTGGCCCGATAACCCTCCTGCTCGACGGAAGGCACTTCGCCGTGGCACATGCCATTGCCGGCAAGATCGAAGTTGAAGGCGTAGACTCCCCTCCCCAGCCGGTTGTTGAAAAAAGCCGCCTGTGGCCTAAATTTATATGA
- a CDS encoding redox-regulated ATPase YchF: protein MLHCGIVGLPLSGKSTVFNVITRAGAEVKPYAGGKTDPNKAVVEVPDKRFDFLVEVHKPKKVTPAQVEFVDLAGLSRGAGKGEGLGNSFLSFVADADALIQVIRCFSNKSVEHPEGSVDPLRDWDIIENEMIFRDLAVIENRLGKLKSKKKLTPEEETEKRLLDQCFECLLEERPLRSIELKPAEWRLLRGFSFVTSKPEIILLNLDDSQSDETKIPKWNELKKRADEQGVKLCTLYGSLEMDIAELDEEEAAAFTEGLDITEPGRERLIEEAYRVLGLISFFTCGPDEVRAWTLRAGDNAVDAAGAIHSDLARGFIRAQVVAFEDYKQHASSFDECRKAGCLRLEGKEYLVKDGDIIEIRFNV, encoded by the coding sequence ATGCTGCACTGCGGAATAGTGGGGCTGCCCCTGAGCGGCAAATCTACAGTATTCAACGTGATAACGAGGGCCGGCGCGGAGGTAAAACCCTATGCCGGCGGGAAGACGGACCCCAACAAGGCTGTCGTCGAAGTTCCGGATAAAAGATTTGATTTTCTGGTCGAAGTGCACAAACCCAAAAAAGTGACTCCGGCTCAGGTCGAGTTTGTAGATCTTGCCGGCCTCTCGCGCGGAGCGGGCAAGGGAGAAGGGCTTGGCAACTCCTTCCTCTCTTTTGTCGCTGATGCTGATGCCCTCATTCAGGTCATCAGGTGTTTCAGCAACAAATCTGTAGAACACCCCGAGGGCAGCGTTGATCCGCTGCGTGACTGGGACATTATTGAAAATGAGATGATATTCCGGGACCTGGCCGTCATCGAAAACCGGCTTGGAAAGCTGAAGTCCAAAAAAAAGCTCACTCCCGAAGAAGAGACTGAGAAGAGGCTCCTTGATCAGTGTTTCGAATGCCTTCTGGAAGAGAGACCGCTGCGGAGCATCGAACTGAAGCCAGCCGAGTGGCGCCTTCTGAGGGGGTTCTCATTCGTGACTTCCAAGCCTGAGATAATCCTGCTTAACCTCGATGATTCGCAGTCAGATGAGACAAAGATACCCAAATGGAATGAACTGAAAAAGAGGGCTGATGAACAGGGAGTAAAGCTCTGCACTCTTTATGGAAGCCTTGAAATGGATATAGCCGAGCTTGATGAAGAAGAGGCTGCCGCATTCACAGAAGGCCTCGATATTACTGAACCCGGCAGGGAAAGGCTCATTGAAGAGGCTTACAGGGTGCTTGGTCTGATAAGCTTTTTTACCTGCGGTCCTGATGAAGTCCGTGCGTGGACCCTGCGTGCCGGAGACAATGCCGTTGATGCAGCCGGCGCTATCCATTCTGATCTTGCAAGAGGATTCATAAGGGCGCAGGTCGTTGCTTTTGAAGATTACAAACAACATGCGAGCTCCTTCGATGAATGCAGGAAGGCCGGATGCCTGAGGCTGGAAGGCAAAGAGTATCTGGTCAAAGACGGGGATATCATTGAAATAAGATTCAACGTCTAA
- a CDS encoding ROK family protein translates to MVLFLDRLRIARGVLTKLLSIGVDLGGHTISAALVEAEGKDVRILNRVDRDTPEGRDIGEVVNCIADMIAEVSQGRGISFAGVGIPGFLDASRRIITKLTNFSGLENIVFLDYLRQALEKRGMSPLLAMENDANCFAVGEAFCGAARGCKDFIVLTLGTGIGSGIFVNGRLVTGAHGMAGEAGHISISELKDIRCGCGSAGHLETIASADHIEQKAAKEGLPADFRSLWQMRNDKRADNLISNALETMARGIASLIVVLDPEKIILSGGMSKAEGIAEELETRTLPWLPLPMREHLRIEVSSLGADAGLYGAASISLLRR, encoded by the coding sequence CTGGTGCTCTTCCTCGATCGACTGCGCATCGCTCGCGGGGTATTGACGAAGTTGCTCTCTATAGGTGTTGATCTAGGAGGACATACCATATCAGCGGCCCTTGTCGAGGCAGAGGGTAAAGATGTCCGTATCCTCAACAGGGTAGACAGGGATACTCCCGAAGGCAGGGACATTGGGGAAGTCGTGAACTGCATAGCGGATATGATTGCGGAGGTCTCGCAGGGCAGGGGCATATCATTTGCCGGTGTAGGCATACCGGGGTTTTTAGATGCTTCACGCAGGATCATTACAAAACTTACCAATTTTTCCGGACTTGAGAATATTGTTTTCCTCGACTACCTTAGGCAAGCCCTTGAAAAGAGGGGAATGTCGCCATTGCTTGCAATGGAAAACGATGCCAACTGCTTTGCCGTTGGAGAGGCATTTTGCGGTGCCGCGAGGGGATGTAAGGATTTTATCGTGCTCACGCTCGGCACCGGCATAGGTTCTGGCATATTTGTTAACGGCAGGCTTGTGACAGGAGCTCATGGGATGGCCGGGGAGGCCGGACACATTTCGATATCAGAGCTCAAAGACATCAGATGCGGATGCGGCAGTGCAGGACATCTGGAAACAATTGCATCGGCAGATCACATTGAGCAGAAGGCGGCCAAAGAGGGGCTGCCCGCTGACTTCAGATCACTGTGGCAGATGCGGAATGACAAGAGAGCCGATAACCTCATCTCAAACGCGCTTGAAACGATGGCCAGAGGCATAGCCTCGCTTATCGTAGTTCTGGATCCCGAAAAGATCATACTGAGCGGAGGCATGAGCAAAGCAGAGGGGATCGCAGAAGAACTGGAAACTAGGACACTTCCATGGCTTCCGCTGCCTATGAGGGAGCATCTCAGAATTGAGGTCTCTTCGCTCGGAGCAGATGCCGGGCTTTATGGAGCGGCTTCCATAAGTTTGCTGAGAAGATGA
- a CDS encoding M23 family peptidase: protein MMKRAISALIMLLFIQTALYAVEKNITVTAPAQAEIGQPFLVSARSENSIERVTISWQEKECVLTGDNGTFSVLLGTDLKNARAGTSVLRFICEINGELLEESREIRLIAHKYPRENLKVPPEKLTPPANLRKRIKKEAELGRSAIQTNTPGSAPLLPLLRPVPGTYSSVYGKSRYFNGQFKGRHGGIDMRAALGTPVKAAAPGRVVLTGDFWFAGKCLYIDHGAGLMSFYCHMSKVSKSKGDEVERGETIGLSGKSGRVTGPHLHFSVSWRGEYFDPAPLFK, encoded by the coding sequence ATGATGAAAAGGGCCATTTCGGCATTGATAATGCTGCTTTTTATCCAGACCGCCCTTTACGCCGTGGAGAAAAATATCACCGTTACTGCGCCGGCACAGGCGGAGATCGGCCAGCCATTCCTTGTAAGCGCCAGATCGGAGAACAGTATCGAGAGGGTCACCATATCATGGCAGGAAAAAGAATGCGTTTTGACAGGGGACAACGGCACCTTCTCTGTGCTTCTTGGGACTGACCTGAAAAATGCAAGAGCCGGAACAAGCGTGCTTAGGTTCATCTGCGAAATAAATGGAGAACTTTTGGAAGAAAGCCGTGAGATCCGCCTCATCGCCCATAAATATCCCCGGGAAAACCTCAAAGTCCCGCCTGAAAAACTTACACCTCCTGCGAACCTGAGAAAGAGGATCAAAAAGGAGGCCGAGCTGGGCAGATCTGCTATACAGACAAACACACCCGGATCGGCGCCGCTGCTTCCTCTTTTAAGGCCTGTACCGGGCACCTATTCCTCAGTTTATGGGAAGAGCAGGTATTTCAACGGGCAGTTCAAAGGGCGGCACGGAGGCATCGACATGCGGGCTGCTTTGGGGACGCCTGTCAAAGCTGCAGCGCCCGGCAGAGTCGTTTTGACCGGGGATTTCTGGTTTGCAGGCAAATGCTTATACATAGACCACGGGGCAGGACTCATGTCTTTTTACTGCCATATGTCAAAGGTCTCCAAATCAAAGGGAGATGAAGTTGAACGCGGAGAAACAATAGGCCTCTCCGGTAAAAGCGGCAGAGTAACCGGTCCTCACCTGCATTTCAGCGTTTCCTGGCGCGGTGAGTACTTCGACCCGGCTCCCCTCTTTAAATAG
- a CDS encoding NADH:flavin oxidoreductase: MIFEPIELKNNILNNRIVSAPLASLSSKEDGTPSERSLEIYGRFAASGAALIIAEHHAVNICGRTRPAQFLADSDEVAKKHMEISEVLKKGIALCMVQVNHAGAKIADPAVFDMEGYRPQSPSGIPVGDHWDKPGRKPEIMTRSEIKKTAEDFISAAIRMVKTAGYDGIQIHASHGYLLGQFLSPLTNRRDDEYGGTDAKRARLLYEITDGIRQSLKDIPLSVRLGVADYLPGENPRGLSIDDTVSVARELVGLGVDMISITGNLCGFGADRKDSAYFAPYAERIKGSVGSSALVECTGGIKDPQTAEKLLRDGVCDLVGVGRLMLQDPDFVSRWKESC, encoded by the coding sequence ATGATCTTTGAACCGATAGAGCTGAAAAACAACATCCTGAATAACAGAATAGTTTCGGCGCCCCTTGCATCTTTAAGTTCCAAAGAGGACGGTACTCCTTCTGAAAGATCGTTGGAAATATACGGGCGTTTTGCCGCATCAGGGGCTGCACTCATAATAGCAGAGCACCATGCAGTAAATATCTGCGGAAGGACCAGGCCTGCGCAATTTCTTGCTGACAGTGACGAAGTTGCGAAAAAACACATGGAAATATCAGAAGTGCTTAAAAAAGGCATTGCACTTTGTATGGTTCAGGTAAATCATGCGGGTGCAAAGATCGCCGACCCCGCTGTTTTCGATATGGAAGGATACAGGCCCCAGTCACCCTCCGGTATCCCCGTAGGTGACCACTGGGATAAACCTGGCCGAAAACCTGAAATCATGACGCGAAGTGAAATTAAGAAAACAGCGGAAGATTTTATCAGCGCGGCTATTCGCATGGTCAAAACAGCAGGTTATGACGGTATCCAGATACATGCAAGCCACGGATATCTTCTGGGACAGTTCCTTAGCCCCCTTACTAACAGGCGGGACGATGAATATGGGGGGACAGATGCAAAAAGAGCGAGACTGCTCTATGAAATTACAGATGGCATAAGACAGTCGCTTAAGGATATCCCCCTGTCAGTTCGTCTTGGCGTTGCTGATTATCTTCCGGGTGAAAATCCCCGAGGACTGTCGATAGACGATACTGTTTCAGTTGCCCGAGAACTTGTTGGTCTGGGTGTGGATATGATAAGCATTACAGGTAATCTTTGCGGATTCGGGGCAGACAGGAAAGACAGCGCCTATTTTGCTCCCTATGCAGAAAGGATCAAGGGTTCGGTCGGATCCTCAGCGCTGGTTGAATGCACGGGTGGGATAAAAGATCCGCAGACGGCAGAGAAATTACTCAGGGATGGCGTCTGTGACCTCGTTGGTGTTGGTAGGCTGATGCTGCAGGATCCGGATTTTGTCTCACGGTGGAAGGAGTCATGTTGA
- a CDS encoding ferrous iron transporter B, with protein sequence MSCRDCSLCNVRGNKCPSISQDCGRVLLMGNPNVGKSVFFSRLTGTHALSSNYPGTTVGFTEGTMRYGGKTARLIDVPGAYTLDPTNEAEVIARRILKDGADVVILVIDATALERNLVMAIQVLERGIPVVVALNMVDEARHRGILIDIPKLEEELGVPIVPTVAVTGQGLSELVSKMEDARVSPLQPMSKETRWLAIGEIITKVQTVTHRHHTTMDRIEDISAHPVLGGIMGFLVLIMGFMAIRFVGEGIITYVTDPIFENLWMPVLQKLNTMLGEGPIRNILIGTLIEGEINFEQSLGVLSTGIYVEFGMVLPYIIAFYSGLSFLEDFGYLPRLAVVFDALLHRFGIHGYAIIPTLLGFGCNVPGILGTRVLESERERFIAATLISVGIPCVSIQAMLSATLGEFGMIYVAAVYGILFCVWLVLGRIMHLTLKGYSPELIVEIPPYRMPSMKAWLNKLWFRIKDFLYEATPLVLFGIFLVNILETLGVMKKVADALSPIFEGFLGLPSATAIPIVMGVFRKDIAMGLLIPLDLSASQTLIAVVVLAMTFPCIATFIILWKELGTKRMLMSSGIMITAALLTGGLLNLFFKIIL encoded by the coding sequence ATGAGCTGCCGCGACTGCAGCCTCTGCAACGTCAGAGGCAATAAATGCCCTTCAATATCTCAGGACTGCGGACGCGTACTTCTTATGGGAAACCCCAACGTTGGAAAGAGCGTCTTCTTTTCAAGACTTACGGGAACACATGCTCTCTCTTCAAATTACCCAGGCACAACTGTAGGCTTTACTGAGGGAACAATGAGATATGGCGGCAAAACAGCCAGACTGATCGACGTTCCGGGAGCGTACACACTTGACCCGACCAATGAAGCAGAAGTAATAGCACGCCGCATTTTAAAAGACGGCGCTGATGTTGTTATCCTTGTTATCGACGCCACTGCCCTCGAAAGAAACCTCGTCATGGCGATCCAGGTGCTCGAGCGTGGTATCCCCGTTGTCGTCGCACTCAACATGGTCGATGAGGCAAGACACAGGGGGATCCTGATAGACATCCCAAAACTTGAAGAAGAGCTGGGCGTCCCGATAGTTCCGACCGTAGCAGTAACCGGCCAGGGCCTTAGCGAGCTTGTGTCAAAAATGGAAGATGCAAGGGTGAGTCCTTTGCAGCCCATGTCCAAAGAAACGCGCTGGCTCGCCATAGGTGAGATCATAACGAAGGTACAGACTGTCACCCACAGGCACCATACGACCATGGACAGGATCGAAGACATCTCCGCACATCCAGTGCTCGGAGGCATAATGGGCTTTCTTGTCCTCATTATGGGATTTATGGCGATAAGGTTCGTAGGTGAGGGCATAATCACCTATGTGACAGATCCGATTTTTGAGAACCTCTGGATGCCTGTGCTGCAAAAACTAAACACTATGCTCGGAGAAGGACCGATAAGGAATATCCTTATCGGAACTTTAATAGAGGGCGAAATCAACTTTGAGCAAAGTCTCGGAGTTCTCTCAACAGGGATCTATGTGGAATTCGGGATGGTACTTCCCTATATAATCGCATTCTACTCAGGCCTCAGTTTCCTTGAGGACTTCGGCTACCTGCCGAGGCTCGCCGTTGTTTTTGATGCCCTTCTTCACAGGTTCGGAATACATGGCTATGCAATAATCCCCACTCTGCTTGGCTTCGGCTGCAACGTCCCCGGGATCCTCGGAACACGCGTGCTTGAATCCGAGAGGGAAAGATTTATAGCCGCCACTCTTATATCTGTGGGTATCCCCTGCGTCTCTATCCAGGCAATGCTTTCAGCAACGCTGGGTGAGTTCGGGATGATATATGTCGCGGCCGTCTACGGGATACTCTTCTGCGTATGGCTCGTACTGGGCAGGATAATGCACCTGACATTGAAAGGCTACAGTCCCGAACTGATAGTAGAGATCCCGCCCTACAGGATGCCCTCTATGAAAGCCTGGCTGAATAAACTCTGGTTCAGGATCAAGGATTTCCTATATGAAGCCACTCCCCTTGTGCTGTTTGGGATATTCCTCGTTAATATACTTGAGACCCTTGGTGTTATGAAAAAGGTCGCGGATGCCCTCTCCCCGATATTTGAAGGCTTCCTTGGACTTCCTTCCGCGACAGCGATTCCTATAGTTATGGGTGTATTCAGGAAAGACATCGCCATGGGGCTGCTCATCCCGCTGGATCTGTCAGCATCGCAGACCCTCATCGCAGTGGTCGTTCTTGCGATGACCTTCCCATGCATAGCTACATTCATTATTCTATGGAAGGAACTGGGAACAAAAAGGATGCTGATGAGCTCAGGCATAATGATCACAGCCGCACTGCTGACCGGAGGACTTCTGAATCTCTTCTTTAAAATCATACTATAA
- a CDS encoding ornithine cyclodeaminase family protein, with product MLLLSREDILSVFTMRDAIEADKRAFVLHTKGKAIVPLRINLETESKAGQCMFMPAYVGGELNMAGVKLVSYFPANAEKGIPVVPATVALIDGTTGLVTAIIEGTTLTQIRTAAISGAATELLSNPNSRIAALFGTGGQGPAQLEALMTVRELEEIRIFDALPGRAAAFVEKNQPLADRFGVKLVEAASSKAAVTDADIITTVTTSATPVFSNEDIKPGCHINGVGSYTPDKRELPAELIRRAGRIFVDNREAVLSEAGDFIIPMKEGLFSSDSIAGELGELILGKAEGRRSKDEITIMKTVGFATLDIVAAAEVVKKASEAGVGTVIKL from the coding sequence ATGTTACTTTTATCGAGAGAAGATATTCTTTCTGTGTTTACTATGAGAGATGCGATAGAGGCAGATAAAAGGGCCTTTGTCCTCCATACGAAGGGTAAGGCTATTGTTCCCCTCCGCATAAACCTCGAGACAGAATCAAAGGCCGGGCAGTGTATGTTCATGCCTGCTTATGTAGGGGGAGAACTCAATATGGCAGGGGTGAAGCTGGTATCCTATTTCCCTGCAAACGCTGAAAAGGGTATCCCCGTCGTTCCGGCTACAGTAGCGCTTATAGACGGCACAACAGGACTCGTTACCGCAATAATTGAAGGCACAACACTCACTCAGATCAGAACAGCGGCGATCTCAGGCGCAGCAACAGAACTCCTCTCTAACCCGAACAGCAGGATCGCGGCCCTTTTTGGAACAGGCGGCCAGGGACCTGCCCAGCTGGAGGCACTTATGACAGTCAGGGAACTTGAGGAGATAAGGATATTTGATGCGCTTCCCGGACGTGCTGCGGCCTTCGTTGAAAAGAACCAGCCGCTTGCAGACCGTTTTGGGGTTAAGCTTGTCGAAGCGGCTTCTTCGAAGGCAGCTGTAACCGATGCAGACATCATAACAACAGTCACTACGTCAGCAACCCCGGTCTTCTCCAATGAGGACATCAAGCCCGGATGCCATATAAACGGAGTTGGCTCGTACACCCCAGACAAGAGGGAGCTGCCTGCAGAGCTTATCCGCCGTGCCGGCAGGATCTTTGTAGATAACCGTGAAGCAGTCCTTTCGGAAGCGGGAGATTTTATCATTCCCATGAAAGAAGGTCTCTTCTCTTCTGATTCGATCGCCGGAGAGCTTGGCGAACTGATCCTGGGCAAAGCCGAGGGCCGCCGCTCCAAAGACGAAATCACGATCATGAAGACGGTCGGTTTTGCAACACTTGATATAGTAGCTGCAGCAGAGGTCGTTAAAAAGGCATCTGAAGCAGGAGTAGGTACTGTTATCAAACTCTAG
- a CDS encoding D-glycerate dehydrogenase: MSKPKVFLTQLIQDTGMSLLEGKVDHKLWSIDGKPDPETVLRDIPLADGLIMTMGIHMDRDFFEKAVKLKIASLYSVGYDNVDIKAATEFGIMVTNTPGVLTDATADTAMMLMLMSARKAMENERIMREGGWAHWSPNQFVGKDLSCSVLGIVGFGEIGRAVAKRALAFGMKIIYTCRTRKTEYEEKLCAEYVTLEDLLKRSDFVSLNCALTNETAGLIGERELRMMKKDAVLINTARGAVVNQKALFRACSEGWICGAGLDVYEKEPVPMDEPLLKLENVVMMPHIGSATQRSREGMARLAATNLIEALEGRVPPNLVNPEVLKRIRTKDISQVQENHR, from the coding sequence ATGTCAAAACCTAAAGTATTTCTGACCCAGCTAATACAGGATACCGGAATGTCACTGTTGGAAGGGAAGGTCGATCACAAGCTCTGGAGCATCGACGGCAAGCCGGATCCCGAGACCGTGTTAAGAGATATTCCCCTGGCCGATGGCCTGATAATGACGATGGGCATTCATATGGACAGGGATTTTTTTGAAAAGGCAGTGAAGCTGAAAATCGCAAGCCTCTATTCTGTCGGATATGACAACGTTGACATAAAGGCTGCGACCGAATTTGGGATAATGGTGACCAACACTCCCGGGGTGCTTACGGATGCAACAGCTGACACGGCGATGATGCTCATGCTTATGTCTGCCCGAAAGGCGATGGAGAACGAGAGGATAATGAGGGAGGGCGGCTGGGCCCATTGGTCTCCAAACCAGTTTGTCGGTAAAGACCTTTCATGTTCCGTTCTTGGGATCGTAGGATTCGGGGAAATAGGCCGGGCTGTCGCAAAAAGAGCGCTGGCCTTTGGAATGAAGATCATATACACGTGCAGGACACGCAAAACGGAATATGAAGAAAAACTCTGTGCTGAATACGTAACTTTGGAAGATCTCCTTAAAAGAAGCGATTTTGTATCTCTCAACTGCGCCCTGACAAATGAGACGGCAGGGCTCATAGGAGAAAGAGAGCTTCGTATGATGAAAAAAGATGCGGTGCTCATAAACACTGCCAGGGGAGCTGTCGTTAACCAGAAAGCCCTCTTCCGTGCATGCTCGGAGGGTTGGATCTGCGGAGCGGGCCTTGATGTATATGAGAAAGAGCCTGTTCCTATGGATGAACCGCTGCTCAAGCTAGAGAACGTTGTGATGATGCCTCACATAGGGAGTGCCACCCAAAGATCCAGGGAGGGGATGGCGCGGCTTGCCGCTACGAACCTGATCGAAGCTCTTGAGGGAAGAGTCCCGCCAAATCTTGTGAATCCCGAAGTTTTGAAACGAATAAGAACCAAAGACATTTCACAAGTGCAAGAAAATCACCGCTGA